One Deinococcus aestuarii DNA segment encodes these proteins:
- a CDS encoding aminotransferase class V-fold PLP-dependent enzyme, protein MTDIAPARPTTVDPDAHLPLNRHRLIAPGPVEVEPRVLLELARPQMHHRAPEGVEKLQEARAKLARLLGAPYDAVITTSSGTGAFEGALVSLTPVGAKVVNAQAGKFSERWGEMARRLGYDTTVVARPWGDVLDPGEVADAAKGAHTLLITHSETSTGALHDLEAITRAAKAQNPDLIVIADCVTSYGVAELRPAEWGVDAIVSGSQKGTATPPGLGFVLFSPEVQGRMIQDTPRGFYLDLTRELKGQKAGNTPQTPAINLIYALSLSLDRLLAVPLDVLWAEKRRQADALTAAGTALGAPAWAPRTTPAVAVLRPPQGLTGWQVSARLAEMGQRALPGQAPHEDTVFRVSTLGYADRYDALGIAGMLEDCFASLGLRFERGVAVRAAWGALA, encoded by the coding sequence ATGACCGACATCGCGCCCGCCCGCCCCACCACGGTGGACCCCGACGCCCACCTCCCCCTCAACCGCCACCGATTGATCGCCCCCGGCCCGGTCGAGGTCGAGCCGCGCGTCCTCCTCGAACTCGCCCGGCCGCAGATGCACCACCGCGCGCCCGAGGGAGTCGAGAAGTTGCAGGAGGCCCGCGCCAAGCTCGCCCGCCTCCTCGGCGCCCCCTACGACGCCGTGATCACCACGAGCAGCGGCACCGGGGCCTTCGAGGGGGCGCTCGTCAGCCTCACCCCCGTGGGTGCGAAGGTCGTCAACGCCCAGGCGGGCAAATTCTCCGAACGCTGGGGCGAGATGGCGCGGCGGCTCGGCTACGACACGACCGTCGTGGCCCGGCCCTGGGGCGACGTGCTCGACCCCGGCGAGGTCGCCGACGCCGCGAAGGGCGCCCACACCCTCCTGATCACCCACTCCGAGACGAGCACGGGCGCCCTGCACGACCTGGAGGCGATCACGCGCGCCGCCAAAGCGCAGAACCCCGACCTCATCGTCATCGCCGACTGCGTGACGAGCTACGGGGTGGCCGAACTCCGGCCCGCCGAGTGGGGGGTGGACGCCATCGTGAGCGGGAGCCAGAAGGGCACCGCCACACCCCCCGGCCTGGGCTTCGTCCTCTTCAGCCCCGAGGTGCAGGGGCGGATGATTCAGGACACGCCCAGGGGCTTCTACCTCGACCTCACCCGCGAGCTCAAGGGGCAGAAGGCCGGGAACACGCCCCAGACCCCCGCCATCAACCTGATCTACGCCCTGTCCCTGTCCCTCGACCGCCTGCTCGCCGTGCCCCTGGACGTGTTGTGGGCCGAGAAGCGCAGGCAGGCGGACGCCCTGACCGCCGCCGGGACGGCCCTCGGCGCCCCCGCTTGGGCTCCGCGCACCACGCCCGCCGTCGCCGTGCTGCGGCCTCCCCAGGGCCTCACCGGGTGGCAGGTCAGCGCCCGCCTCGCCGAGATGGGCCAGCGCGCCCTGCCCGGCCAGGCCCCGCACGAGGACACGGTGTTCCGCGTCTCCACCCTGGGCTACGCCGACCGCTACGACGCGCTGGGCATCGCGGGCATGTTGGAGGACTGCTTTGCCAGCCTGGGGCTGCGCTTCGAGCGGGGAGTGGCGGTGCGGGCGGCTTGGGGAGCGCTGGCATAG
- a CDS encoding SDR family NAD(P)-dependent oxidoreductase: protein MTTQGGTLIIGATGGIGAATARAFAVSSPLTLAGRNGEKLQPLATELGATALPLDVGFESHVRTLFESLDGLETVVYAAGAALPHPLAEADAAKVRAVWNANYFGVLWTLKYGLPRLAPGGRLYVIGARPELVTARGFSQYAASKAAVARALDIARLETRGKTLTLVLPPAVDTPLWTQVGRAPRGALAPEAVAAALLADRAGLGVDELRVG from the coding sequence ATGACCACCCAGGGCGGCACGCTGATCATCGGAGCGACGGGCGGAATCGGAGCGGCAACCGCACGGGCTTTCGCGGTCTCCTCACCCCTCACCCTGGCCGGGCGAAACGGCGAGAAACTCCAGCCCCTCGCCACAGAGCTGGGAGCGACCGCGCTCCCCCTGGACGTGGGCTTCGAGAGCCACGTCCGCACCCTGTTCGAGAGCCTGGACGGCCTGGAGACGGTCGTCTATGCGGCGGGCGCCGCCCTGCCCCATCCCCTCGCCGAGGCGGACGCGGCGAAGGTGCGGGCGGTGTGGAACGCCAACTATTTCGGGGTGCTGTGGACGCTGAAATACGGCCTGCCCCGTCTCGCGCCGGGAGGGCGGCTTTACGTGATCGGCGCCCGCCCCGAACTCGTCACCGCCCGCGGCTTTTCCCAGTACGCCGCGAGCAAGGCCGCCGTCGCCCGCGCCCTGGACATCGCCCGGCTGGAAACCCGGGGCAAGACCCTGACCCTGGTGCTGCCGCCCGCCGTGGACACGCCCCTCTGGACGCAGGTGGGAAGGGCGCCGCGCGGAGCCCTCGCCCCCGAGGCCGTCGCCGCCGCCCTGCTCGCCGACCGGGCGGGGCTGGGGGTGGACGAGTTGCGGGTGGGGTGA